The Oncorhynchus mykiss isolate Arlee chromosome 17, USDA_OmykA_1.1, whole genome shotgun sequence genomic interval AGGGCGTCTGTGCAGCTAGACGACAGCAAGACAACTCGCACAGGAGAGAAATGTCACAGCCCGTCTAGCGCTAAACGATGCAAGAAAACTCTCCCAGGAGACAGGCCTAGCTCCCATATCTGTGATCACTGTGGGAAGAATTTAGGAAGTCAAAAAAGCCTGAAAAGCCACATGCGCGTTCATACCGAAGACAAACCTCATGAGTGCTCTGAGTGTGGGGAGACGTTCCGTCTGTTAAGAAGCCTTAAAAAACATCAGAAACTTCACACTGGTGAGGTCAGAGGGACGAAGAAAGTCAAAGTCCCTCATCCGTGTCCTCACTGCGGGACGATGCTAGCTTCGAAGAAAGAATTAAAGGATCATCTGAGAATCCGCCACACGGAGAAAACTCAGCTCTGCTCTGAATGTGGCAAGAGATTCTCTAGCACCTACGCCCTGAGGAAACACCAGAGACTACACACTGGGGAGCAGCTCCACCTCTGCCCTGACTGTGGGAAGACCTTCTATACTCAGGCACACTTGATATCTCACCAGAGGGTCCATGCCGAACACAGGGAAAGGCCGCATGTGTGTCCCGTCTGTGGGAGGGGCTTTACAGCAGCTTCGTCCTTGAAGTCACATCAGAGTATTCACACCGGAGAGAAACCTTACCTTTGCGCTGAATGCGGGAAGAGTTTCAGAACATTAGGACACTTCACAACACACCAGAAGCAGCATGTCGAAGCAAAGCCATCTTTCCCTTGCCCTGTTTGCAATCAGTGTCTCTCAACAAAGCGCAACCTGGTATTTCACCAGAGAAtgcacacgggagagaagccttaccactgctctcagtgtgaCCGGCGCTTTGTTAATGAGCAGAAATTGAAAAGTCATCAGCGtgtacacactggagagaagccctaCCTTTGCTCCCAGTGTGGGAAAAGTTTCGCTCTTTCACAAAATCTTAAAAAGCATCTCAGGGTGCATTCAGGTGAGAGACGTTACAGATGTACCTATTGTGTAAAGAGTTTCATTTCTTCATCTGGTCTGAAATCACACCTGCAAACGCACACTGGAGTGAAACCCTGCCACTGCCCTGAATGTGGGAAAGGTTTCTCAGAGAAGAGAGCTCTGAAGAATCACATGCtcacacacgggagagaaaccgCTCCAACGTTCCAATGTCTGTGAGAATGTAACTCAGCAGCAGGAGATCACACGCTGGGGTTGAAGAGCATAAATAACTGCCATTAGAATTAGAATTCCATTAGAatgagtcgctctggataagagcgtctgctaaattactaaaacattttttaaataaaacatagATATTGTACACCGCTGCCTTCCCGACTCCCACGTGATAGTTCATTTCTGTCTTATTTTCTCTGAAAAGACTTAACAAAGAAACGACCATTAACTAATTATTTTGTGTCTGGGTGTTCTGTTTATGAATTGTCTGCTTGCTTTGAACTGTTCTATCTAGCCTGAATCCAGAACCTGTTTTGTGCTAATATgctaatatgtgtgtgtatatataaatgtatatatgaCTCCCATTTTGGCATGTATTTAGCAGTGTATGGTGCAGTACCAATGTGGACACAAAAAGGACACCACTtgcctgtttgttttttttaatgttgtGAGGTTGCTTCAGTTGTCTTCTACTACGGTTGGCTCGCGCTATGGCCGTTTTTCAAGTTCAAGTTCGCACTCAATGTCCCTGTGCACATTGAGTGCGAGTGTGCATGTGAGTTGGCCCCCGTGAAAAGGATGCAACCCGGAGATATACAGTGCGACAGGTAACCTAGCGGTCAAGAGCGGTTAACCGAAAGgttcactggttcgaatccctgagacgaataggtgaaaaatctgcccttgagcaaggcacttaactcaaatggctcctgtaagtcgctctggataagagcgtctgctaaatgttttaaaatgttttatatagACCGTCCACACGTCAGCGTTTTGCGAACGTGAGTAGGTTACGTTGAAAACAGTTTTCCATTTGGGATGCGGTCTCCAGTTCATTTATAGGCCGAGGCTACGAATATAAAGTGTTCTCCCCcgcctccgtccctctcctttaGAAACATTTTTCTCAAAACTAAGGATACAAATCATGTTTTGtgttattttacacacacacacattcaagttTCTCTCTTTAAACGATGCTTTACTCCCCCTCTTCTGAACCCTCGACCAATGTGATCGACATGGGGCTGTAGGCTCATATTTCTGAACGGCTGGAATATATCAACTCTGTGGCGATTTGAAAGAATAttcccaatatatatatatatatatatatatatgtatgtatgtatgtatgtatgtatgtatgtatgtgtgtatgtatgtatgtatgtatgtatatgtgtgtgaaggctttactgtctgttgtGACGGATATTGCCTTGAATAAGACGCAGTTTACACGCTGCA includes:
- the LOC110485351 gene encoding gastrula zinc finger protein XlCGF26.1 isoform X1; amino-acid sequence: MDREKGMLMDEIEKGLWNLTEDNLRYLCERHGHGGKDGFQVKAMDHRSLRRKILEEMWDNTDSMKSEEQGISWLVRLKEDIGRIQEEGSSAADDDDDAVDCDEEWNGEGGVQLPSNGLEVEPMSSSQSDDDVDCDEERDEEVRDWMASDGLEVELSPERHTPEQRVREDKPPRPPATLSKSPGRASRGSALLRCLKKRASVQLDDSKTTRTGEKCHSPSSAKRCKKTLPGDRPSSHICDHCGKNLGSQKSLKSHMRVHTEDKPHECSECGETFRLLRSLKKHQKLHTGEVRGTKKVKVPHPCPHCGTMLASKKELKDHLRIRHTEKTQLCSECGKRFSSTYALRKHQRLHTGEQLHLCPDCGKTFYTQAHLISHQRVHAEHRERPHVCPVCGRGFTAASSLKSHQSIHTGEKPYLCAECGKSFRTLGHFTTHQKQHVEAKPSFPCPVCNQCLSTKRNLVFHQRMHTGEKPYHCSQCDRRFVNEQKLKSHQRVHTGEKPYLCSQCGKSFALSQNLKKHLRVHSGERRYRCTYCVKSFISSSGLKSHLQTHTGVKPCHCPECGKGFSEKRALKNHMLTHGRETAPTFQCL